The DNA sequence GGCGGTGGGCGGGCCACGGCGCGGTCCGCCTGCTCAGCGCCCAGCCGCATCGGCGTGCACTGCTTCTCGAGCGGTTGCCCACCCGCGACTTGAACACGCTCACCGACGTCGACGCCTGCGAGGCCGTCTGCGCGCTGTACCGACGGATCCACGTCCCGGCGATTCCTCGATTACGCACGCTCACAACGTGGTTGGAGCAGCGGATCGCCGAACTGTCCGAACTCCCCCGCAACACGCCGGTACCGCGCCGGCTGGTCGAGCATGCACTCACCCTGGCGCGCGACCTGTCGGCGGAACCCGACGGCGGCGCCGTCCTGCTCCACACCGACCTGCACTACGACAACGTGCTGGCCGCCGCCGTTGCGGACTCCGCCGATCCGTGGCGGGTGATCGATCCGAAACCGCTGAGCGGCGATCCGCACTTCGAGGTCGCCCCGATGCTGTGGAACCGGTGGGACGAACTGGCCGGCGACGTCCGCGACGGCGTGCGGCGCCGCTTCTACACGATCGTCGACGGCGCGGAGTTCGACGAGGATCGGGCACGCGCATGGGTCATCCTGCGGATGGTGCACAACGCCGTCTGGGAATTGAGTCGGGCGGCGCATCCGGACCCCGGGTGGCTCACGGTGTGCGTCGCGGTGGCCAAAGCCGTTCAGGACTGAGCGCCGCCGCCCGCCCTCACACCCGCCGGGTCAACTGCGTCGCGATCAGCGGGGCGATCTTGTCCGCCATGTAGACGTGTCCGGCATCGGTCGGGTGGACGCCGTCGGCGCCGATCAGTTCGGGATTGTCGACGAACCACCGCTCGGCGATCGGGTCGACGAAGGTGGCGTCGGCCAGGCCCGCCTGATAGCGGAGGCTGTCGCGGATCCGGATGATCGCCGGTGGCGGATCGGCGGTCGGCCACGGCGGGCCGATCACCAGGAACCGGGCCTCGGGCGCGGTGCGGCGCGCGAGTTGGAAGACGCCGTAGACCATGATCGAGTACAGGGTCGGTTCGACGTTCTGGTCGTTACGGGATCCGTAGAACACCACGAGGTGGTCGTCGGCCTTCACCGCCCTCGCGGTGAGGTCCTCGAACACGCTGCCCCGGTTGCCGCGGGTGCCGTACCCGGCGCCGCCCTCGGCCGCCACGTCGGCGCGCACCGGCAGGCCCTGCCGGGCCAGCAGCTGCCACGCCCGCGTCGTCCACCCGCGGTTGCCCTCCCCGCCCTCGTTGCTGCCGGTCGTGTACGAGTCACCGACGACGGCGACCCGGCTCCCTGCGAACTGCAACGTCACCGTGTCGTCGTGGCGTTCGGTGACCGGACGGGCGACGACGAGGCCGACGAGCAGCGCAACAGACAGCACCAAGGTGACCAGGCGACTCACCGTTTACCTCCACAGTCGACGGCACCGAGCGCCGCACCCCACGATGTCCGAAAGCCTAGGTGCCTACGGGCCGGTGGACGATCCGTGGCGCATTGCGCGATGGTCACGAAATCGCCTCATCCGACGCGGACCGGGACGTGGTCGGCGTGCTCCGGGGTCCGGGGCGCCGCAGCGCGCCCGCCCACCGGGCTGGTCGTCGAATCCCTGACGTCGACCATCCGGCGCATCCACAGCCGGGCCGGTTCCTCGACGCCGTGGTACAGCGCGATCGCGGCCACCACCGACACGGCCAGCAGGCCGGCGACCACCGATCCGCCGAAGAGACCGGGGGTCAGGGTGATCTCGAACTGCACCGCCGCCCAATTCCACGCCGTGTGCACCAGCTCGTGGACCATGTACAGCCCGAACGAGATATGGCCGCAGTACACCATCAGGCGTCCCGACAACAGCCGCGGCAACGTGCCCGCCCCCACCGCCAGTGCCACCACCAACGGCACGAAGAGCACATCGACCAGCCCGCTGGCGTCGCGGATCGAAGCCGGCGGATTCGCGTCGAGGTAGTACAGGCTGCCCACGATCGCGGCGGCGATTCCCAGCGACAGCCAGCCGAAGCCGGCGCGGGCGCGTTCGGACGGTCGCAGCTTGCGCACCGCCGCACACGCGAGCGCACCCGCGGTGAACTGCATGACGATGCGCGGCAACCAACTCCACGGCGTGTAGAACTCGCCCGTGGCGAGCAACAGCACCGTCGGCGGCAACGAAACCGCGAACGCCAGCCACAGCAGGCCGCGCGCACGTGTCACCCGAGCGACCCGGAAGATGACCAGCACCAGCACGCCGAAGAGCAGGTAGGCCAACCACTCTGCGCTGATCGACCACGCCGGCCCGTCCCAGCTGGTGCCGTCGAAATACGGCGCGAACCACAGCTGGACCAGCAGCAGTTGACGCAGATAGTTGGTGGCGGTGAGCTGGTCGACCGCCGGTGACGGGACATGACCGACGTTCAGTGTGAAGATGATCCACGCCGCGGCCAGATGCATCGTCACCAGGTAGACCGGCCACACCCGGGCCAGACGCAGCCACAGGAAGCGCAAAGTCGTTCGGGTCGACCAGGAATGGCCCATGCGGTCCAGGTAGTTCCAGGTCAGCACGAAACCGCTGAGGATGAAGAACAGATCGACGCCCTGGGCGCCGCAGTCCAGCAGCGGCGCCAGCGCGGCACTGAGATCCGGTGCGGCCTGAGCCAGCAGCGGCCGGAAGTGAAACAGCACCACCCACACCGCGGCGACGATTCGCAGACCCGAAAGGGCCTTGATCTCTCCGCTGCGCACAACACTCATTTCGTGAGGGAGTCTGCTGTTTCGTCCGGGCTCGGTTTCGTAGGCCGCCCCCC is a window from the Mycolicibacterium litorale genome containing:
- a CDS encoding aminoglycoside phosphotransferase family protein; this translates as MILLPDAVRAMADRGPDWARWVQDLPHWTQDQVREWELRVDGTPANGSTSLVLPVITPLGQSAVLKLGFPDDESEHEHLALRRWAGHGAVRLLSAQPHRRALLLERLPTRDLNTLTDVDACEAVCALYRRIHVPAIPRLRTLTTWLEQRIAELSELPRNTPVPRRLVEHALTLARDLSAEPDGGAVLLHTDLHYDNVLAAAVADSADPWRVIDPKPLSGDPHFEVAPMLWNRWDELAGDVRDGVRRRFYTIVDGAEFDEDRARAWVILRMVHNAVWELSRAAHPDPGWLTVCVAVAKAVQD
- a CDS encoding Rv0518 family GDSL lipase gives rise to the protein MSRLVTLVLSVALLVGLVVARPVTERHDDTVTLQFAGSRVAVVGDSYTTGSNEGGEGNRGWTTRAWQLLARQGLPVRADVAAEGGAGYGTRGNRGSVFEDLTARAVKADDHLVVFYGSRNDQNVEPTLYSIMVYGVFQLARRTAPEARFLVIGPPWPTADPPPAIIRIRDSLRYQAGLADATFVDPIAERWFVDNPELIGADGVHPTDAGHVYMADKIAPLIATQLTRRV
- a CDS encoding acyltransferase family protein, which produces MRSGEIKALSGLRIVAAVWVVLFHFRPLLAQAAPDLSAALAPLLDCGAQGVDLFFILSGFVLTWNYLDRMGHSWSTRTTLRFLWLRLARVWPVYLVTMHLAAAWIIFTLNVGHVPSPAVDQLTATNYLRQLLLVQLWFAPYFDGTSWDGPAWSISAEWLAYLLFGVLVLVIFRVARVTRARGLLWLAFAVSLPPTVLLLATGEFYTPWSWLPRIVMQFTAGALACAAVRKLRPSERARAGFGWLSLGIAAAIVGSLYYLDANPPASIRDASGLVDVLFVPLVVALAVGAGTLPRLLSGRLMVYCGHISFGLYMVHELVHTAWNWAAVQFEITLTPGLFGGSVVAGLLAVSVVAAIALYHGVEEPARLWMRRMVDVRDSTTSPVGGRAAAPRTPEHADHVPVRVG